In the Malassezia vespertilionis chromosome 1, complete sequence genome, one interval contains:
- the PDE1 gene encoding 3',5'-cyclic-nucleotide phosphodiesterase (BUSCO:EOG092620FM; EggNog:ENOG503NZCR; COG:T): MADAPQAPAFTFVCLGVSGGPLETNCSGYIMKPGDQPWDKGATLVEGGSWLGALVRILEDPDNTAFADAPFPPGISAESRAEMLNAWVSQVLISHGHLDHTLGLILASASQRSQRSIYGFKDTLDSLLGVFNGRIWPRLASYNASDPLAFYHLRPYVHIATDRSMDVGIPLLLHPGISVVPYAISHGMSILEEGADAHSQFDMPVPDACSLGPIAHCVSTAFMLTNCRLDRDVLVRCNISLTQFLGDVEPDSIGGMHLNKMLWEKIAPRVAAKKMTTMFIECSFDSQLPDSLLFGHLTPLHLYAELRSLAMCVCQARNAAHPTRTHELDQSLADLTCVITHIKAMHLPCVLPSTVNVGMPENMPKEMGKPVDVCNNCSHALPIPLPEIIERELAELEAKERLGVKFIIAKQGLRIGSYTRSAHARMLNL, translated from the coding sequence ATGGCGGACGCGCCACAAGCACCCGCGTTTACTTTTGTATGCCTCGGTGTAAGCGGTGGTCCTCTGGAAACCAACTGCTCGGGCTACATCATGAAGCCGGGAGATCAGCCCTGGGACAAGGGGGCGACTCTGGTCGAGGGGGGATCATGGCTCGGCGCACTTGTACGCATCCTCGAGGATCCGGACAACACTGCATTCGCCGATGCACCTTTTCCGCCGGGCATCTCCGCAGAAAGCCGCGCAGAGATGCTCAACGCTTGGGTATCCCAGGTACTGATTTCACACGGGCACTTGGACCACACCCTCGGCCTGATTCTTGCCTCGGCCTCCCAGCGCTCCCAGCGATCCATCTACGGATTTAAGGATACGCTCGACTCATTACTGGGCGTGTTCAATGGGCGTATCTGGCCACGTCTCGCTTCCTATAACGCCAGTGATCCGTTGGCTTTTTATCATTTGCGCCCGTACGTGCACATTGCGACTGACCGTAGCATGGACGTTGGGATACCGTTGCTATTACATCCCGGAATTTCAGTGGTGCCGTACGCAATCAGTCACGGCATGTCGATCTTGGAAGAGGGGGCCGATGCACACTCGCAGTTCGACATGCCCGTCCCAGACGCATGCAGCTTGGGGCCCATAGCCCACTGCGTCTCCACCGCATTCATGCTCACTAACTGTCGCTTGGACCGCGACGTTCTCGTACGTTGCAATATCTCGCTCACACAGTTCCTCGGCGATGTCGAGCCAGACTCTATTGGCGGAATGCACCTAAACAAGATGCTGTGGGAAAaaattgcgccgcgcgtcgcggcgaaAAAGATGACGACCATGTTTATTGAATGCAGTTTTGACTCCCAGCTGCCCGATAGCCTGCTTTTTGGACACCTCACGCCGTTGCATCTGTACGCAGAGCTGCGGTCACTTGCCATGTGTGTATGCCAAGCGAggaatgcagcgcacccAACGCGTACACACGAGCTGGATCAGTCGCTCGCTGACCTCACCTGTGTCATTACGCACATCAAGGCGATGCATTTGCCGTGCGTATTGCCCTCTACTGTAAATGTGGGCATGCCCGAAAACATGCCGAAGGAGATGGGGAAGCCGGTCGATGTGTGCAATAATTGCTCGCACGCCCTTCCCATTCCTTTGCCGGAAATTATCGAGAGAGAGCTTGCGGAGCTGGAAGCAAAGGAACGCTTGGGCGTCAAGTTTATCATCGCCAAACAAGGACTACGAATTGGTTCGTACACCCGCTCTGCTCACGCTAGAATGCTGAATTTGTAG
- a CDS encoding uncharacterized protein (COG:T; EggNog:ENOG503NYE9), whose translation MGADMEAMNRLSPSVTGAGSDSYFTDKVNLGFPRLSALSLSGSPPPRSPSGSDSESMSPYELANASPESPPKVRSNIALPPRSGYSLSDDSDNPRSEGDGSNSGVSSSGSENEQETAQDEEEEDEDAMSHLQRWRMRQASAACAMSDKNGERGNAFGGPAYESRQFFRDDDDDDTSNDADAEDEDKETKPQQNVPAEDELDDVPMDVSASGQAAALTDTTAAASDPELEDGLSSLERIFLFAKSDMAYHRVLISRCLADWIKEVDLTDAVEYVIPLLNGLATDEIEVSAVFAPELGRLMWFFFRNCPIAELATEQNGSDMSNTEDEIMPRPRIPVSIFSPLLCTLLLNPNSAVSGATQASIVEYFLRSKHCNDAVDEEPGEGHTKDADLVVQGVARENKLVPLAPYDFDCTARELVLSELFENVAIAISRFDGCPRKDGEDLWAPKKLGAQLTSRSRYDEESAMGRMMSVNLLAAIAVEGGFSAERLAVRVVPEITSRPQDPAFFVRKEVAAAIGILGKALVSVLPKNSESGEFDYRTTDAPKLLLAAANRVLLDHVWQVRQAACYSLPGVFATQPAGPRRRGDLVICMRALHQDVSPNVQLAAFEMIGEIIYLFHNDEEGVPPELVRLFLGQRMVDPTPQEKESGDADACSSLSPLAEKLRCESEEPGNLLCNPDRSLIVAFNFPAVVLTMTSQRWDELRELYLQLTHHVYENVRNSLAASLHEIAKLIGTQAAERDLVPVVEQFIRDPCAEVTATLLEHIDEFWYVLSPECVKNQLQQLPMLWLSQLSRDWRLRETIARHITSIAPSLLLTDEDGCLVTLLLLALNDPIYAVRDIGVQAVHVTYTTFRAHDEAVADGFLSMLGDLVEASAYRQRVTFLYVVRALVQQGIAADRFEALLLKHLVCLGTDSVRDVRIALARTVRQVWYAKDLYPTDAQRSDQLKQLAATLARDQCHDVSEPVSDLLNNEERSHFTQSIAQPSPAPRKLELGPARPLLDSTVIPWREVETQEELPASENASAQMSFEMEEDVP comes from the exons ATGG GGGCTGATATGGAAGCCATGAACCGGCTGAGTCCCTCTGTGACTGGTGCAGGAAGCGACTCCTACTTTACAGACAAGGTCAACCTTGGCTTTCCACGCCTCTCGGCTCTTTCGCTGAGTGGATCACCGCCTCCGCGGTCTCCGAGTGGCTCTGACAGCGAGTCAATGTCTCCCTACGAATTGGCCAACGCGTCTCCTGAAAGTCCGCCGAAAGTCCGAAGCAACATTGCTCTTCCTCCACGCTCAGGCTACTCGCTCAGCGATGACTCGGACAATCCGCGCTCCGAAGGCGACGGATCCAATTCCGGCGTGAGCTCTTCCGGCTCAGAAAACGAGCAGGAAACCGCACaggacgaagaagaggaggacgaggatgcAATGTCTCATTTACAGCGCTGGCGAATGCGACAAgcctcggcggcgtgtgcaATGAGCGATAAGAACGGAGAGCGTGGCAATGCGTTTGGCGGCCCAGCGTACGAGTCCCGTCAGTTCTTCCgagacgacgacgacgatgacACGAGTAACGATGCAGATGCAGAGGACGAAGATAAAGAAACGAAGCCCCAACAAAACGTGCCAGCTGAggacgagctcgacgatGTGCCGATGGACGTCTCTGCGTCGGgccaagctgcggcgctgacCGATAccaccgccgctgcgtcAGACCCGGAGCTGGAGGACGGTCTTAGcagcctcgagcgcatttTCCTTTTTGCAAAAAGTGACATGGCCTACCACCGCGTGCTTATCTCGCGATGCCTTGCAGACTGGATCAAGGAAGTGGACTTGACAGATGCCGTCGAATATGTTATACCATTACTCAATGGGCTTGCCACGGACGAAATTGAAGTAAGCGCCGTTTTTGCTCCTGAGCTCGGTCGCCTAATGTGGTTCTTTTTCCGCAACTGCCCCATTGCGGAGCTGGCCACGGAACAAAACGGGTCGGATATGAGTAATACGGAGGACGAAATCATGCCGCGTCCTCGCATCCCTGTAAGCATCTTTAGCCCCTTGCTTTGCACCCTGCTCCTCAACCCAAACAGCGCCGTATCTGGTGCAACGCAAGCCTCGATTGTGGAATACTTTTTGCGGAGCAAGCACTGCAACGATGCTGTAGACGAAGAGCCCGGCGAGGGGCACACTAAAGATGCAGATCTTGTCGTCCagggcgtcgcgcgcgaaaacaaacttgtgccgctcgcaccGTACGACTTTGactgcaccgcgcgcgagcttgttTTGAGCGAATTGTTTGAAAATGTGGCCATTGCCATCTCACGATTCGATGGCTGCCCACGGAAAGACGGCGAAGATTTATGGGCTCCGAAGAAGCTAGGAGCGCAACTCACAAGCCGCTCGCGATACGACGAAGAGTCGGCGATGGGGCGCATGATGTCTGTCAATCTGCTCGCTGCCATTGCCGTGGAAGGCGGATTTTCTGCAGAACGGCTAGCCGTGCGTGTTGTACCCGAGATTACAAGCCGGCCGCAGGACCCAGCGTTctttgtgcgcaaagaagTTGCTGCCGCCATCGGTATCCTCGGCAAAGCACTCGTGTCCGTGCTGCCGAAAAACAGCGAGTCAGGCGAGTTTGACTACCGCACAACAGACGCACCAAAACTgctgcttgctgctgcCAACCGCGTCTTGTTGGACCATGTCTGGCAGGTGCGCCAAGCCGCGTGCTATTCTTTGCCGGGCGTTTTTGCAACACAACCCGCTGGCCCTCGCCGCCGAGGGGATCTGGTCATTTGtatgcgcgcactgcaccaAGACGTATCGCCCAACGTTCAGCTCGCCGCATTCGAAATGATTGGTGAGATTATTTATCTTTTCCACAACGACGAAGAGGGCGTGCCGCCCGAGTTGGTGCGCCTCTTTTTGGGCCAGCGCATGGTAGACCCCACGCCGCAGGAAAAGGAAAGTGGCGATGCAGATGCTTGTTCATCCTTGTCGCCACTTGCAGAGAAGCTTCGCTGCGAGTCGGAAGAGCCAGGCAATTTGCTGTGCAACCCTGACAGGTCGTTGATCGTTGCGTTTAACTTCCCTGCCGTTGTGCTTACCATGACATCGCAACGTTGGGACGAGCTCCGGGAACTCTACCTCCAGCTTACGCACCACGTCTACGAAAATGTGCGCAATTCACTGgccgcatcgctgcatgAAATTGCGAAATTAATTGGCACGCAGGCGGCAGAACGCGATTTGGTGCCGGTTGTGGAGCAATTTATCCGCGATCCCTGCGCAGAAGTGACGGCGACGCTGCTAGAGCACATCGACGAGTTTTGGTATGTCCTTTCCCCTGAGTGTGTCAAGAaccagctgcagcagctgccAATGTTGTGGCTTTCGCAATTATCGCGCGATTGGCGCCTGCGCGAAACcattgcgcggcacattACATCGATAGCACCTTCGCTCCTGCTCACCGACGAAGACGGCTGCCTCGTCACGCTGCTTTTGCTTGCGCTCAACGATCCCATTTACGCGGTGCGTGATATTGGCGTGCAGGCTGTGCATGTGACGTACACCACctttcgcgcgcacgaTGAAGCCGTTGCGGACGGCTTTTTGAGCATGCTCGGCGATCTCGTGGAAGCGTCGGCCTATCGCCAACGCGTCACATTTCTCTACGTCGTGCGCGCGTTGGTGCAGCAAGGAATTGCGGCTGATCGCTTCGAGGCGCTACTCTTGAAACATTTGGTCTGCCTTGGTACCGATTCTGTACGCGATGTTCgcattgcgcttgcgcgaaCTGTGCGCCAAGTTTGGTATGCCAAGGATCTATACCCAACggatgcgcagcggtcGGACCAGCTGAAGCAGCTGGCCGCGACGCTAGCAAGAGATCAATGCCACGACGTCAGCGAGCCCGTGTCCGACTTGCTGAACAATGAAGAACGCTCGCACTTTACCCAGTCCATCGCGCAGCCGTCGCCCGCTCCGCGAAAATTGGAGCTCGGTCCTGCGCGTCCCCTGCTTGATTCGACAGTCATCCCATGGCGCGAAGTAGAAACCCAGGAAGAACTTCCAGCGTCAGAGAATGCGTCCGCTCAAATGTCTTTTGAGATGGAAGAAGATGTACCATAG
- a CDS encoding uncharacterized protein (TransMembrane:16 (o268-288i300-322o384-401i442-472o478-496i516-536o583-609i643-660o666-684i689-711o717-739i751-770o793-814i821-839o851-884i896-919o); COG:T; EggNog:ENOG503NUA6) gives MQHEDTWLANAHSVRPRTARLRHATFSRTASDDVNVPEDASSVKHSIGAEEESDEEGLFAFLPPSINRSAPAMTKKQEELMLHSRDMSFDIPRDEVDALDDELSMLGGVYQGYFPPSSSDPSMHKRQPMSTGHGPVSRVDSLWAGSLREKKSCRDETNDWGFGSLKRSASAMHPSDAPSSVRSYDLHSRENDLPDYGLDPLQSFPLGRKEGDGYYDIPMNPMSDNRQPGWGDGGIGTEYIDPDEDSPYAEVCASVSNIDDPSMPVSTIRMWVISLILSVLGAAINTFLSFRNPSPMLSPIILQLAAYFLGKLAAFALPIRVFQLPKFLGGYPFSLNPGAFNIKEHALISIMTNITITQAYALNFLTVSELPAFYGFSEPTSVEFVFSMASQVIGFGFSGYLQKFLVEPASMLWPQNLLICTILNTLHAEEDRTDSSIPRVRWFIYVLVGALVWDFVPSFLFSALTCVCWVCWIAKDNIVANIATGANGLGFTSFTLDWSQVAYIGSPMVTPFWAEANLFAGFAVFIWCIAPAFYFLNLWGVAYLPFNAGQVFDRFGQLYEPMRVIDADKLKFNEQKYEQYSPLFLPATFILSYFCGFANMVSVLVHAALNHGNDILRAVGIRRKEPDDIHAKLMRRYRTVPRWWYNWTIIICFILILVMADEAGHHVNAGVFVVALLISALYALPTGYIFALTGQMIGTNIVADLLGGVILNGEPRAFLLFKTLAVQTLVSALTFTSDLKLGHYMKIPPRLVFLVQLIGTLAATCAQVGVKKLLTTTVPDLCEMKQKASLTCLPLRVFFTSSLIWGVISPANLFRNPVFQFFLYALWIGLVAPVIVWLAKLRYPNSIVRWVSIPLCLMAATAVPSASSLNFTAYIVVAFIFQYYMRRYRFRWWSKYNFVTANALDAGTIIGELFIFFALQLPYNDSLMPQWWGNTVSYNNADAQRLPLKQAHPGGISDGILQM, from the coding sequence atgcagcaTGAGGATACTTGGTTAGCAAATGCGCATAGTGTACGcccacgcacggcgcgtctgcgccaTGCAACATTTAGCAGGACCGCGTCGGACGATGTCAACGTACCCGAAGATGCGTCGTCCGTCAAACACAGCATCGGCGCGGAGGAGGAATCGGACGAGGAAGGTCTCTTTGCGTTCCTGCCGCCGAGCATCaaccgcagcgcacctGCCATGACAAAGAAGCAGGAGGAACTGATGCTGCACTCAAGAGACATGTCTTTCGACATACCCCGCGATGAAGTGGATGCGTTAGACGACGAGCTCAGCATGTTAGGGGGAGTCTACCAAGGCTATTTTCCGCCTTCTTCAAGCGACCCAAGTATGCACAAGAGACAACCGATGAGTACGGGACATGGTCCTGTTTCGCGTGTAGACTCGCTTTGGGCAGGTTCGCTCCGCGAAAAAAAAAGCTGTCGCGACGAAACGAACGATTGGGGTTTTGGGAGTTTAAAGCGCTCTGCTTCGGCGATGCATCCTTCCGATGCGCCATCCAGCGTAAGGTCCTACGACCTTCACTCGCGCGAGAACGATTTACCAGATTATGGCCTCGATCCGCTCCAGTCTTTTCCCCTAGGCAGAAAAGAGGGGGATGGATACTATGACATCCCTATGAATCCCATGAGCGATAACCGGCAACCTGGGTGGGGCGACGGAGGAATTGGAACTGAATACATTGATCCGGACGAGGACTCGCCGTACGCAGAAGTATGCGCGTCCGTATCCAACATCGACGACCCATCGATGCCGGTCTCGACGATACGAATGTGGGTAATTTCACTCATATTATCTGTCCTGGGCGCTGCGATCAATACCTTTCTTTCCTTCCGAAATCCGTCGCCCATGCTCTCTCCTATTATCCTCCAACTTGCGGCATACTTTCTCGGGAAATTGGCCGCATTTGCACTGCCTATCCGTGTATTCCAGTTGCCCAAGTTTTTGGGCGGCTACCCTTTCTCGCTCAATCCCGGTGCATTCAACATCAAGGAGCACGCATTGATCTCCATCATGACTAATATCACCATCACGCAAGCATACGCATTAAACTTTTTGACCGTGAGCGAGCTCCCTGCATTTTATGGGTTTTCCGAGCCCACATCGGTAGAGTTTGTCTTTTCGATGGCGAGTCAGGTCATTGGCTTTGGCTTTTCGGGCTATCTCCAGAAGTTTTTGGTCGAGCCTGCCTCGATGCTGTGGCCGCAAAACCTGCTGATCTGTACCATTCTTAAtacgctgcacgccgaggaAGACCGCACGGACAGCAGCATTCCACGCGTTCGCTGGTTCATTTACGTGCTTGTCGGTGCGTTGGTATGGGACTTTGTGCCTAGTTTCCTTTTCAGCGCGCTCACATGCGTCTGTTGGGTGTGTTGGATTGCCAAAGACAATATTGTCGCCAACATCGCAACGGGAGCCAACGGGCTGGGCTTTACCAGTTTTACCCTAGACTGGTCGCAAGTGGCGTACATTGGGTCGCCGATGGTCACGCCGTTCTGGGCAGAAGCCAATCTTTTTGCTGGCTTTGCCGTGTTTATCTGGTGCATTGCTCCCGCTTTTTACTTTTTAAATTTGTGGGGCGTGGCGTACCTCCCCTTTAATGCTGGGCAAGTCTTTGATCGCTTTGGGCAATTGTACGAGCCAATGCGTGTGATCGACGCAGACAAGCTCAAATTTAACGAGCAAAAGTACGAGCAGTACTCGCCGCTGTTCCTTCCCGCCACCTTTATCCTCTCCTATTTCTGTGGCTTCGCAAACATGGTCTCggtgcttgtgcatgcGGCCTTGAACCACGGCAACGATATCCTCCGCGCGGTGGGCATTCGCCGAAAAGAACCAGATGATATCCATGCCAAGCTCATGCGTCGGTACCGAACCGTGCCGCGATGGTGGTACAATTGGACCATCATCATTTGCTTTATTCTTATTCTGGTCATGGCAGACGAAGCTGGGCACCATGTGAATGCCGGTGTATTTgtcgttgcgctgctcatCTCTGCCTTATATGCGCTTCCCACGGGCTACATTTTTGCGCTCACCGGGCAAATGATCGGCACAAATATTGTCGCCGATCTGCTGGGCGGTGTCATTCTGAacggcgagccgcgcgcctttttgcTGTTCAAGACGCTGGCAGTACAGACGCTTGTGAGTGCGCTCACATTTACGTCGGATTTGAAGCTGGGGCACTATATGAAGATCCCGCCCCGGCTCGTGTTTCTGGTGCAATTGATCGGCACTCTTGCGGCGACCTGCGCCCAAGTTGGCGTCAAGAAACTGCTCACCACCACAGTGCCAGACCTGTGCGAGATGAAACAAAAGGCCAGTTTGACGTGTCTTCCATTGCGCGTATTTTTTACCTCGTCCTTGATTTGGGGCGTGATCAGTCCTGCGAACCTCTTCCGAAACCCTGTGTTCCAATTCTTTTTGTACGCTTTGTGGATTGGACTGGTCGCGCCGGTGATTGTTTGGCTGGCAAAGCTGCGGTACCCTAATTCGATTGTACGCTGGGTCAGCATTCCATTGTGCTTGATGGCTGCCACTGCTGTCCcatcggcaagcagcttAAACTTTACCGCGTACATTGTTGTGGCCTTCATTTTCCAGTACTACATGCGCCGCTATCGTTTCCGCTGGTGGTCCAAGTACAACTTTGTCACTGCGAATGCACTGGATGCGGGTACGATTATTGGCGAGCTGTTCATCTTTTTTGCCTTGCAGCTCCCCTACAACGACAGCTTAATGCCGCAATGGTGGGGCAACACCGTGTCGTACAACAACGCagatgcgcagcgtttgCCCCTCAAACAGGCCCACCCAGGGGGCATTTCCGATGGTATTCTACAGATGTAA